In Canis lupus dingo isolate Sandy chromosome 27, ASM325472v2, whole genome shotgun sequence, one genomic interval encodes:
- the NANOGNB gene encoding LOW QUALITY PROTEIN: NANOG neighbor homeobox (The sequence of the model RefSeq protein was modified relative to this genomic sequence to represent the inferred CDS: deleted 1 base in 1 codon; substituted 1 base at 1 genomic stop codon), which yields MLCGQNPEQSNRNHHEDERRKEKWRERGEEKEVEVEEKLEEEEEKEERCPQERLVSKPLMDTLWAMFKLNKCPTRGDSQSLAFEFNMTVKQIKQWFRKRRKSYNKDMYKQKYKKRSKRMLARFNKYWKNRSYPKSPFCRGAPDAKICIFEVGQKKAKVDEFPPCGQIVSDGYVQPFSEAPEAAHICSSKYMVKSCGKDGFHIXVRLHPFHIIYIKVLSCAEADRFQKGMPGAFGKPQGTVAKAHTGHVIVSICTKLKDKEWLVEVLYRAKFKFPGCQKLHNSKKWGFTKFNVDGFEDMVTEKPLIPDGCGVKYIPTHGPLEKWWALHS from the exons ATGCTTTGTGGTCAAAATCCAGAGCAATCAAATAGGAATCATCATgaagatgaaaggagaaaagaaaaatggagagaaagaggagaagaaaaagaagtggaagtagaagaaaaactggaagaggaagaggaaaaggaagaacgATGTCCCCAGGAACGATTAGTCAGCAAACCCCTCATGGACACTCTCTGGGCAATGTTTAAGTTAAACAAATGCCCCACAAGAGGAGATAGCCAATCACTGGCATTTGAATTTAACATGACAGTAAAACAG ATAAAGCAATGGTTTCGTAAAAGGAGGAAGAGCTACAATAAAGATATGTACAagcagaaatataagaaaagatcTAAGAG aatgcTAGCAAGATTTAATAAA TATTGGAAGAACAGGTCATATCCAAAATCTCCCTTCTGCAGAGGTGCCCCTGATGCCAAAATCTGCATCTTTGAGGTGGGGCAGAAGAAGGCAAAAGTGGATGAGTTCCCACCATGTGGCCAGATAGTGTCTGATGGATATGTGCAGCCTTTCTCTGAAGCTCCGGAGGCTGCCCATATTTGTTCCAGCAAGTACATGGTGAAAAGCTGTGGCAAAGATGGTTTTCACATCTGAGTGAGGCTCCACCCCTTCCACATCATCTATATCAAGGTGTTGTCTTGTGCTGAGGCTGACAGGTTCCAGAAAGGTATGCCAGGTGCCTTTGGGAAGCCCCAGGGCACAGTGGCCAAG GCCCACACTGGCCACGTCATCGTGTCCATCTGTACCAAGCTGAAAGACAAGGAGTGGCTGGTTGAGGTCCTATATAGGGCCAAGTTCAAGTTCCCTGGCTGCCAGAAGCTCCACAACTCCAAGAAGTGGGGCTTTACTAAGTTTAATGTGGACGGATTTGAAGACATGGTGACTGAAAAGCCGCTCATCCCAGATGGCTGTGGGGTCAAATATATCCCTACTCATGGCCCCCTGGAAAAAtggtgggctctgcactcatga